The following nucleotide sequence is from Zea mays cultivar B73 chromosome 1, Zm-B73-REFERENCE-NAM-5.0, whole genome shotgun sequence.
agctAGTGGTGGACCAGATCatccaagcatataagtttctggatgagaagtggtcacccaagtttcgttgatgaagcaccagaagaccaatcaaggaaggaatccatgtgggagttcacaagagaaaggtttgtgtgttggcatcgatgcttcctcaataagctagctgccaagcaaaacctagaagcatgaagatgatctttgagtagccagaatcagcatttgcaatcgacaaccagatgctcctcaaaggccagattttgttgaagttccatctccttgaagagtctgcaaagtgaagatatgtagctgaagtaaagctatacccataacccttctaagctgaatctcgaggacgagattccttttaagtggggtagatttgtagcatcccaaaaattcaaatcttgaaattttctcaaactcgctctaaattcaaaatgaatttcaaatttcatttcaaaatgtttgtttgcgagttgatatcagcaaaaaaatatatggtctatattctctccaaaatcctcctcaaaatatcctacaaatattttccccagtgatccccttcaagttctttccagcaatattgcctagatattccaccgatatatctccaagtattttcctcctgagaaatacctttagaatcatttttcaagtccctacaaatattttcttcataactttcctcatgcccatacgtatatgtatgcctccagtgtcatacggtgagctctacaagctaattacactcatataagacaaatccatgctaatctcccactaatcctctcatcctcccactaatcctctcatccctccccctaatccccccatcatggctataaatagaggtgcaagggcctcctctcatcccaccccaagccatttcatggcaactccctccccccacacccacacgcccactcccactccacctcccacacaagcacacactagcacaaggatcgttcggtcgttcttcgatcgttcgtccccctgttcttagtttgttcgttcattcgttcgatcgttcgtccgatcgttcatggttcgttcgtccgttcgtccgatcgttcgtccgttcgttcgtccaaataatctttttcttgtcgttatgctgtcgaaattccgatcgttcgttcgttcgatcattcgatcgttcatcgttcgttcatagttcctattcatcgttcatggttcgttcatcgtcactattcaccgttcgtcgttcgttcatacgaactatttaccatcactattcaccgttactattcatcgttactattcatcgttactattcatcgatcattcgatcaccccaaatttcaactaatcatccatcatgctgtccagtccacctaagaccagtcagacccatattccagtcatacgaactccggtgactatgattttcattccagtagggaacttcccatctggtcactcatcctagatttctccaagttgagcacgcttaactttgggattctttcaagccagacttccaaaaagaaaggcaaaccatgtttgtatggatacgtcttcaatcctataaaacctggcccaagataccacagcccactcggaccagaataccacagcattccagctatttaggtcccgcctcactgctgtctaatgtgacacagtaggtaggaacagtttccaccaacataaacctctgcccaagaaaagcccaaaaattattcctcgcaccccgctcaaaaatacatttgtatttttgattttctaaatatctctaaatattcaaattctagaatattccaagaatattcatttccttttctttttctccctatgattataaaatccaaaactcctccatccaaactcaaatttcagtcattcttgtttctaaaattcttttcaaactattccctatccaaccatgtcatcccttaagcatggttcatattccagaaaactcccaaaatactcttgtcccatattctgcctataactctcctgttcatattaagtcagacgattcattcgtcactattctcaccaacagtgaacttcactgtgctacaccacatacacccagctataaatacacccaactaccctctcccactccacacactcaacaccctcagccaaggcaaacaccccacccactcagttactctgctttgccggctacacgcatagtatcgcttcgtctccagtccaccctcctggtaagcaccttcgctccaccaccagcagtatctcaacaccacatgacacagattctactcaagactctacccatccatatatcgctattctgaccactatactaaatatttgttggtatacttgttggtttgtatgtttgcttattcatgttgcatagttatcggagcgttcatgccgtctcgtggaggccagatctgcaagtctacgccaggcagtggagctagaagccagttccgcgagctcctcttccccctttgctggataagcacggcaagctcactggatccctttgatgcataaattacctatgtttttcaaccacaaccctcagcctgttattttatgcatgatatgattttgagacaagttattatggccacccagccgcttgccacaatcaatccctgatatatttgttacaaatgatttgaggaaaggtgtgagttttcaaaagaaaatgcttttcaaaatgtgtatgatgaagggttttcacccttatcacgtttgagtagggatgatcagggactccctggtttaggggagggcctaaggtgatggctcagctggtttaggtgtgagcagaaggattgtcccctcacataaggaccggtttgtcatccttcactacctgtactcatgataagtacagccactcgagactgtgtgggcagtcactcaatctgaactcgtatggtccaaccctagggttatgaaggctgaggagcaccgggaggataaggagggggaatgttttgtccggtttggacatggtggtggcctgactcctttcggtataaccgttaaggttaggacgtgcgaggaaagaaagagattcggcattcgggtctcatgacggtgagatcgcagaaaccggactagtgggtaaagtgtacctctctgcgcagagtttgaaaacctattcgaatagttcgtgtccacaggaatggacgagtctggtatggtatggcaattaatgttttgttttcaaaaaagggtgcgtttgagaaaaatggtttttaaaaggtccggtggttgagccgtgagctatggtggacgggaagtccactagctgtttttgaaaatgaaaaccagtgggaaactactgagatacctggatggtttagtccaagggattttgttctatattgaaaaacttcctgctcctttgggagaggatgcgctttgcaaaatacaaaatattttacaaaacaaccctgcataaaatattgctatttctgcaaaatatcctgagctccagatattccatgcattatatctgatttccccattcggcgggtgaaggtgggctgctgagtacgtttgtactcacccttgcttatttgttgtttttcagaaaaaggagatcgggtaagagttacgactgttcccaaccttgcatgtggctgttggaccgccgaattgcttcgctgcgtatatcgggctgcttcagccccactctgatgatatgtcccgagttgtggaccaactcttaaagttgttcgccacctttataggtttgtatcgtttaagcagatctgtaatcatctgatgtataaatgtgtttactagcctcctgggactagtaattgtatcacatttgagtcccagaggattggggcgcttcacggCGTCCTCGTCGCAGGAGGAgtgggtggagctctcatcggagtctacccttcttcttgtagtatcttttcttctccatcttcttcttccctttcttgtcgttgtccctgtcactgtcacttgtatatggatattttgcaataaagtgaccggacttaccacacctatagcacaCCCACTTGGAACAGGGTTTGTAgtacttccccttcctttgcttgaggatttgtcgaaagctcttgatgataagagccatctccttgttgtcgagcttggaagcaTCGATTgagagtctacttggtgtagactcttccttcttttcttctgttgctttgaatgcaacgggttgcacctcgggtgtggaggtggtgccttgctccaagttaacaatatgtttggagtatttgatcataagttcaaagctcacaaacttgtcaatgacctctccgggcaacatctgtttatatctaggatctccacggattagttgcacttgagtgggattacgaaaaacaagagatctaaaaataaccttgaccatttcatggtcatcccacttggtgctcccgaggttgcgcacttagttgaccattgttttgagccagataccattgttttgagccagttgtacattgcttgtggctcctctcctttgttgatgATGAATCAATCGAGCTCTCCTTCGATCGTTtcacgcttggtgattttggtcacctcgtccccttcatgcatcgttttgaggacgtcccaaatttctatggcattttcaatccttgcaccttgttgtactcctatcGACACAAGTAAGCAAGGAGTATAGAGGTTGCTTGGAAATTAAAATGCCTTATTTGGGTGGCCTCATCGGAGTCATAGTCTTCATCGCCCagttgtggtgcctgcgctccaaactcaacaatatcacatatactttcgtggagtgaggttagatgatgcctcattttatcactccacatacaataatcttcaccataaaaatatggtggtttgcctaggggtatggaaagtaaaggagcggtggtgcaccggacatggcattgttcactgtccggtgcgtgccacgttagccgaccgttggggtttggagcggttgaccgttgaagtcctttgtcctcttgcggcaccggacagtccggtggcacactggatagtTCGGTGTGTTCTAACTTTGCAGttttcactacaccaaaatagtagacttcctagagcctaaaccctaggaagttaggcctaaactctaggaagttagctaaactctcggaagttaagtcatcccgtcggaagtttggctctcggaaattttttgtcggaagttagcttaacttcctagagccctctaggaagttagctaacttcctacagccaaagaagcctctcggaagttagtagattctcggaagttagtagcttcacgccgtcagcgccgtcagctgactaacttcctatgactaacttcctacgactgactgtagcccctaggaagttagctggctaacttcctacggctgactgtagcccctaggaagttagccagctaacttcctatgaCTTAAtgtagcctctaggaagttaatttgaccagcattacaaatgttgtttatttttattttacaccacattacacaacataacaaatatatcaatagctatatagcacaacatattttcacataaaacatctcacacacaatcacataacaatatttaaatccatactCTCGTCAATTACATCACGAAaatctcatccatagtcataacaATACACATCGCATTGTCCAgtactaataagagacaatatctcatacagtcataataaaagtctcaagtatcataacacaataacatggaagctcacggTCGCCGATCACCATCGGGTTACAGTGACGAGTGATGGTTGATACCTCCACTAGCGAAGAGGGTTTCGACAAAGTTTAACTCGTCTTCTCATTCATGCGtcggcaaggtagctggaggggtctaatatacatgtacaaatgacatttactgagttacatcataatatagttaacaacaagtaaatgatgatgaatttgcaTACCTGATGAATTTGCTGAGTTACATCATTAGAAGCTACACATGGTCGTGCTCCTCTGATTACTATTAAGCTAGTTCTGCCTAACAACAAATTCAGCAAGAATTTAAGCAGGTGTGTGGTTATAGATCAAGAAAATGAAAGTATGTAAACTATGTCGTGCAGACGACATACGTGGATCTAGAGCTGCCGCAGGAGCGCATGCATAGCTGCAAGAAATGTTCTTAAGCCTTATTGAGAACATAGTTCGTTCACATAAGAACTTTCAGTTAGTCCCCGCTTTTTTGTGGGAAAATTATAGCTAGGCACTCTTTTTTCTTGCATGCACACACTTGGCTTCTAAAAAAACCCAATATATACTAATCTTTATCTTCGTCGCATGCGTAGCTGCAATAAATGTTCATGTTGTTACTGCTAAGAGCTAAGTTATAATGAGTGTGCATAGCCTAGCTAGCTAGATAACACACCCCAATATAATGCATGCAAGGACTTAATACTACACAACGCCAAATAAATGTTTTCTGTGATTGGAAAATAATCATGTGTACTAGGATACCTGCATGTACTGCAACAGTCGGTATAGTACTACGAGCTAAGGCTACTCCCAACAGAGACAAAAAAACAATTCAAGACGATTTTTAACTCAGTTTAGTTAAACATAATCACCTAATAACGAGAATGCATCGATCTGGGCCTCCATGCTCCCGAAGAATTCGTAGGCTTCCTCGATTGGCCTTGTGAGCTCCTGTCTGTACCTCACCAACATGTGACAGTAGATCTCCTGCGCGCACCCAcagaaacacacgacatgtagatcCATTGTCTCGGCCAGATATATGCACGATCAGAAAACCC
It contains:
- the LOC109943467 gene encoding homeobox protein knotted-1-like 4 — translated: MRNFSFVCFLLLEVRAPPEIVGRLSALADDVEMNSDDRQEQRRAADLELDQFMEIYCHMLVRYRQELTRPIEEAYEFFGSMEAQIDAFSLLGRTSLIVIRGARPCVASNDVTQQIHQTPPATLPTHE